The Paramixta manurensis region ATGACTTTATGAAACTGCATTACCGTGTTTATAGCATCCTTGCCAAAGAAGCGTTTCGGGTTGAGCGGATTATCCGGGGAAATTTGCTGATAAACCTCATCGTCAAATTTTCCATTTTGCAATCCGTTATAAAACGCCTGAACTGCTGGCATTTCTTCCTGCAACTTCTGGCTTCGTGCTTCCTGCGTCCGCCGGTAATTCAACTCATCACGACGCATACCTAAATCAGCTTGTGCGATACCAAGCCGCTTCTGATCCAGCGCATTACTTAAACCCCAGCGCCGATCACTTTCGCTGTCACGACCTTTCTGATAATCAAAATTGCGTTGATCGCGGTCTTTGCTATACCCAAATTGCTCCTGCGCCAGGCCAAAATTGCGGTCTGAGTTTTGCTGCTGTTGATTCAGTGCAGCCTGACGCAACCCAAGTTCCTGCTTACGGCTAATTGCCGCATCTGCGGTATTAAACCCCGCAAGGAACCCATCTGCCAGCCCTAACGTGCCTGCCATAAATCCCCCTGTTATTTAAATAACGAACCGGCCAGCAGACCTACCGCCGCACCAACACCAGCGCCGATTGGCCCGCCCCAGGAACCATACGTCGCACCAATTGCCGCACCAGCCCCGGCACCGACGCCTGCGGCATTCATCTGTCCCTGCTTTTGCTGCGCCTTAAGCTGGTCCTTTGCTGTTTCCCGGTTTCGCTCAAGCTGCGCTGCCTCATTCATTCCCTGAAGCGCCTGTTGGCGCGTTTGTGCTGCTGCATCAATTAACCCGTAGCTCATTGCTGATTACTCCCGGTGCCACCAATGTTTAACTGCTGACGTAAACCCGACGTCCCCCCCGTCAAAATATTCATCTGACGGTCGGCCTCTGCATCCCGGATGCCATTTTTGGCACCAGCAGTAGCCAGCGCCGTTTTCAGCCCCAGGCTGTTATCCTGCGGGTTCGTATTCTGCGCGACGCCATAACGCGCCATCTGATTAGCCTGCCCAACCAGCCCTGATTTAAGCGCCTGCTGGCCCGTATCCGTCGCACGACCTAACTGCTGATCCATGAGTTGTGTGTTGGTTGACAGGTCCATTAGTTGCTTCAGCTTCGGA contains the following coding sequences:
- a CDS encoding bacteriocin produces the protein MSYGLIDAAAQTRQQALQGMNEAAQLERNRETAKDQLKAQQKQGQMNAAGVGAGAGAAIGATYGSWGGPIGAGVGAAVGLLAGSLFK